A genomic window from Micromonospora ferruginea includes:
- a CDS encoding P-loop ATPase, Sll1717 family, giving the protein MHLLFFGYSARPPVLSETIREVAFNLGLGSSKTHSVTWEDLMVDGRLIVHEVEKAIDSCTFGLFDLTTLSANVLFELGLAIGKRKRVAILIDGQDAHAVKELRAFALLTTTGATSYRNASDLTKTVQRLVAEPSLPLWYDLTGGAEIPPPDGTKLFYMPSFKEDEPSRRLSRVLDAYDKFDVQTVDFEEYGSAPLAWFAEELFTSQFAVFHMTPERAFLSTTANARVSLLAGIARGLGREILIVFEDGADMPLDYRDLALHYRNAADLEKRAIQWIEGLRSPAHKAPTRVRQHLSVELAALRFGNHVAESDQDGLDQYFVETRDFRDVVEAAATIFTGKKGTGKTANMLQAAEALRDDARNLVCVIKPASYELEALLEVLAKVESRHLGDYLIEGLWKYLLYTEIAARAVDEAEKRPAGVPTGSAMDQLRDCLTQSHRGVDASFSIRLERLVKSLESTLSGGVDERDVEASRKIVNAALYGDTLRTLRTLIGKALADRNRIAVLVDNLDKAWHRGADLEMLSRLLLGLLTVVGRVVDEFKKETSRKLSVNVTLTVFLRSDIYAHVRDNAREPDKISTTEIEWRDTELLARVLEDRFLASRPNARSASELWESAFVESVKGMSARNYLLSRVQPRPRDLVFFANAAVLRATNAKHPKVQESDILEAEATYSTFAFEALLVEGVAAEMDLEPILIEFAGEGSIITEPQLNRILKSASLPREKGDVVRVLRRLGFLGIETSDSTFDYGGTEGEMRRADVLARKLAKASRKSKRFQIHPAYRPYLEIEE; this is encoded by the coding sequence ATGCATCTGTTGTTTTTTGGCTATAGCGCTCGCCCCCCTGTCTTAAGCGAAACGATTCGAGAGGTCGCCTTTAATCTAGGATTGGGAAGCAGCAAGACGCATTCCGTTACGTGGGAAGATCTGATGGTGGATGGACGATTAATCGTCCATGAAGTCGAGAAAGCTATTGACAGCTGCACCTTTGGTCTTTTCGATCTCACAACCCTAAGTGCCAACGTGCTGTTTGAGCTAGGGTTGGCGATCGGAAAGCGTAAGCGAGTTGCGATTCTAATCGATGGGCAAGATGCGCACGCAGTGAAGGAGCTTCGAGCTTTTGCGCTACTTACCACGACTGGCGCAACGTCTTATCGCAACGCCAGCGATCTAACCAAAACCGTGCAGCGCTTGGTGGCGGAACCTTCTCTGCCTCTCTGGTATGACCTGACCGGAGGGGCGGAAATACCCCCGCCGGACGGTACCAAGTTATTCTACATGCCAAGCTTCAAAGAGGATGAGCCGAGCAGGCGCCTTTCTCGAGTCCTCGATGCATATGATAAGTTCGATGTGCAGACTGTTGATTTCGAGGAGTATGGCAGTGCTCCTTTAGCCTGGTTTGCGGAGGAGCTCTTTACCTCACAATTTGCAGTGTTCCATATGACGCCTGAGCGTGCGTTCCTTTCGACCACGGCGAATGCACGCGTTTCGCTGCTTGCAGGTATAGCTCGCGGGCTAGGGCGCGAGATTCTGATTGTTTTCGAAGACGGTGCGGATATGCCACTTGATTACCGCGACCTGGCGTTGCATTATCGCAACGCTGCAGACCTAGAAAAGCGTGCCATTCAGTGGATAGAGGGCCTCAGATCGCCCGCCCATAAAGCGCCTACACGCGTACGCCAACACTTAAGTGTTGAGTTGGCTGCGCTCCGATTCGGCAATCACGTTGCCGAGAGCGACCAAGATGGTCTAGATCAGTATTTCGTAGAAACGCGTGATTTTAGAGATGTTGTCGAGGCTGCCGCTACGATCTTCACCGGCAAGAAGGGAACCGGTAAAACGGCGAACATGCTGCAAGCGGCAGAGGCTCTACGGGACGATGCAAGAAATTTAGTTTGCGTTATTAAGCCGGCTAGCTACGAACTTGAAGCGCTGCTCGAGGTTCTTGCAAAGGTTGAATCTCGACATCTTGGCGACTACCTTATCGAAGGTCTGTGGAAATATCTGCTTTACACAGAAATCGCGGCACGAGCCGTTGACGAAGCGGAGAAGCGTCCGGCTGGGGTGCCGACTGGCTCGGCGATGGATCAGCTGAGGGATTGTCTCACGCAGAGCCATCGCGGGGTTGACGCGAGTTTTTCTATTCGCCTCGAACGTCTAGTTAAATCGCTGGAAAGCACCCTCTCGGGTGGAGTTGACGAAAGGGATGTTGAGGCATCACGGAAAATAGTTAACGCGGCGCTTTATGGCGATACGCTGCGTACATTGCGGACTCTTATTGGGAAGGCTCTTGCCGATCGAAACCGGATCGCAGTATTAGTTGATAATCTTGACAAGGCGTGGCATAGGGGCGCCGATTTAGAGATGCTTTCGCGATTGCTCCTAGGTTTGCTGACCGTAGTGGGCCGTGTGGTTGATGAGTTCAAGAAAGAGACTTCGCGGAAGCTTAGTGTCAATGTAACGCTTACGGTCTTCCTGAGAAGCGACATCTACGCCCATGTGAGAGATAACGCTAGGGAGCCAGACAAGATCAGTACGACTGAGATCGAGTGGCGGGACACCGAGCTGCTGGCGCGAGTCTTGGAGGATCGGTTTCTCGCTTCGCGGCCGAATGCGCGTAGCGCAAGCGAGCTATGGGAGAGCGCGTTTGTAGAGTCTGTAAAAGGCATGTCGGCGCGAAATTATCTACTTTCTAGGGTGCAGCCGCGTCCAAGAGATCTCGTTTTCTTCGCAAACGCGGCAGTCCTTCGGGCAACGAATGCAAAACATCCAAAAGTCCAGGAGTCGGATATTCTGGAGGCGGAAGCGACCTACAGCACCTTCGCCTTCGAGGCGTTATTGGTGGAAGGTGTGGCGGCTGAGATGGATTTAGAGCCAATTCTGATCGAGTTTGCTGGAGAAGGTTCTATCATCACGGAGCCGCAGCTGAATCGGATCTTGAAATCAGCAAGTCTGCCAAGGGAAAAAGGGGATGTAGTACGCGTCTTGCGAAGGTTGGGATTTCTAGGGATCGAAACCAGCGATTCAACATTTGATTACGGAGGTACGGAGGGTGAGATGAGGAGAGCGGATGTACTGGCAAGGAAGCTTGCGAAAGCCTCTAGAAAAAGCAAGAGATTCCAGATCCACCCGGCTTACCGTCCATACTTGGAGATTGAAGAGTAA